The Solanum lycopersicum chromosome 6, SLM_r2.1 genome has a window encoding:
- the LOC101264728 gene encoding pentatricopeptide repeat-containing protein At1g13040, mitochondrial has protein sequence MYKALGKHRLIYRTRISSYVKTGLVNEALQVFDEMTQSDCRVFSIDYNRIIGVLIRTSHFDLAEGYYNEMKPVGFSLNSLTYSKFICGLCKVKNFDLISRLLNDMDRVGIVPNFWAYNMYLNLLCSENLVDIALELIRVMGEKGREPDVVSYTIVISGLCRIGRFDNAVEMWHTMIRKGLRPDNKACKALVFGLCGSGKVDLAYELTLGILRGQVKFNTEIYNTLINGFCRAGRIDKAQAIKTFMKRNGCEPDLVTYNVFLNYCCNELMLEEAMKLIEKMEGIGLEPDGYSYNQLLRGFCKANRLDKAYKLMVDKMETKGLVDVVSYNTIIRALCKTDQSKKAYILFKEMEQKKILPDVVTFTILIEASLKEGNSSVAKALVDQMTSMGLFPDRVLYTSIIDNLCKTGKLGVAESIFRDMVEQGVAPDVISYNALISGFCKASRVTEALSLYEDMQTRGLNPDEITFKLIIGGLIQGKNLSVACAIWDQMMEKGFTLDRDLSQTLINAINP, from the coding sequence ATGTATAAAGCTCTTGGTAAGCATAGACTCATATATCGTACTCGCATTTCAAGTTACGTGAAAACTGGTTTGGTAAACGAAGCACTCCAAGTGTTTGACGAAATGACTCAATCAGATTGTAGAGTTTTCAGCATTGATTACAATAGAATCATTGGTGTTTTGATTCGTACTTCGCATTTTGATTTAGCGGAGGGGTATTATAATGAGATGAAACCAGTTGGGTTTTCTTTAAATTCATTgacatattcaaaatttatttgtggGTTGTGTAAAGTTAAGAACTTTGATCTTATTAGTAGGTTATTAAATGATATGGATAGGGTTGGGATTGTACCCAACTTTTGGGCATATAATATGTACTTAAATCTTTTGTGTAGTGAAAATTTGGTGGATATTGCTTTGGAGTTGATTAGAGTAATGGGAGAGAAAGGGAGAGAGCCAGATGTAGTGAGTTATACTATTGTTATTAGTGGGTTGTGTAGGATTGGACGTTTCGATAATGCTGTTGAAATGTGGCATACGATGATTAGGAAAGGTTTAAGACCGGACAATAAGGCTTGTAAAGCTCTTGTTTTTGGGCTGTGTGGGAGTGGTAAGGTTGATTTGGCTTATGAGCTGACTTTGGGTATTCTAAGGGGTCAAGTCAAATTCAACACGGAAATATACAATACGCTGATAAATGGATTTTGTCGAGCTGGTAGGATTGACAAAGCACAAGCAATTAAGACATTCATGAAGAGAAACGGGTGTGAACCAGATTTGGTTACTTATAATGTGTTCTTGAATTATTGTTGTAACGAGCTTATGTTGGAAGAGGCGATGAAGTTGATCGAGAAGATGGAAGGAATTGGGTTGGAACCTGATGGTTACAGCTATAACCAGCTTCTCAGAGGTTTCTGCAAAGCGAATAGATTAGATAAGGCTTATAAGTTAATGGTTGACAAGATGGAAACCAAAGGATTAGTAGATGTTGTATCTTACAATACTATTATTAGAGCACTCTGCAAGACAGACCAAAGTAAGAAGGCatacattctcttcaaggagatggagcaaaaaaaaattctccctGACGTTGTAACTTTTACGATTCTTATAGAAGCTTCTCTAAAAGAAGGCAATTCTAGTGTAGCTAAGGCACTTGTTGATCAGATGACCAGCATGGGCCTTTTTCCTGATCGTGTACTGTACACTTCTATTATAGATAACCTGTGCAAGACAGGTAAATTAGGGGTGGCTGAGAGCATTTTCCGTGATATGGTGGAACAGGGTGTTGCTCCTGATGTTATTTCGTATAATGCACTAATCAGTGGATTTTGCAAGGCTTCTAGAGTAACAGAAGCACTGAGTCTTTATGAAGATATGCAAACCAGAGGTTTAAATCCTGATGAAATCACCTTCAAATTGATTATTGGAGGTCTCATACAGGGGAAGAACCTCTCAGTGGCTTGTGCAATCTGGGATCAGATGATGGAAAAGGGTTTTACTCTTGACCGAGATTTATCTCAGACTCTTATTAATGCAATCAACCCATAG
- the LOC101263818 gene encoding protein PHOSPHATE STARVATION RESPONSE 1 isoform X1: protein MEARPALSVQRTGAHQLSNFGASGAHSSLPVLQTSLEEKYPKLPGSALSSFPSNSGAVGHLFSSPSEFSTNLDFSSVLPYDEHLAPATFISQPTINEASIPLANSGVLQGAASSQYVNVNSESWCTELLPDYLDYSVNAPVQNTQLDCRNSDDCQIPPEDPSKQSDWPEWADLVMSDDDALTSSWMVDTSIADAEPKMQYQEQNQLSNFPVHQVQPFQQIPTASVETSAVVPASVETSAVVPASVETSAVVPASSTGSGSSSKQRMRWTPELHEAFVEAVNKLGGSERATPKGVLKLMKVEGLTIYHVKSHLQKYRTARYKPEASEGTHQFPFPLSAFLCSSEKKESSIGDLSALDLKTGIEITEALRLQMEVQKQLHEQLEIQRNLQLRIEEQGRCLQMMFEKQCKSMPGIDLAKGSSSMAEDASAQLNDAVQSSSNKNDPGASLVGHHEAGSHTTQQLVREKQKEHEREDITSSSNSPPTKRAKVDE, encoded by the exons ATGGAGGCGCGTCCTGCTTTATCTGTCCAGAGGACGGGTGCACATCAACTCAGTAATTTTGGAGCATCAGGAGCTCATTCTTCATTACCTGTGCTTCAAACAAGCCTGGAAGAGAAATATCCTAAGTTGCCAGGATCTGCCCTTTCTTCGTTTCCTTCAAACAGTGGGGCTGTCGGTCATTTGTTTTCCTCACCATCGGAGTTCTCGACCAATCTTGACTTTTCATCTGTTCTGCCTTATGATGAGCATTTGGCACCTGCAACTTTCATTTCTCAGCCAACAATTAATGAGGCATCAATTCCATTAGCTAATTCTGGAGTTCTTCAAGGTGCTGCATCAAGCCAGTATGTTAATGTAAATAGTGAATCCTGGTGTACAGAGTTATTGCCTGATTACCTTGATTACTCGGTAAATGCCCCTGTCCAGAACACTCAGCTTGATTGTAGAAATTCAGATGATTGTCAGATCCCACCTGAGGATCCTAGTAAACAAAGTGATTGGCCGGAATGGGCTGACCTTGTAATGAGTGATGATGATGCTTTGACTTCTAGCTGGATGGTTGATACTAGCATTGCTGATGCAGAACCAAAG ATGCAATATCAGGAACAAAATCAACTTTCTAATTTCCCAGTACACCAAGTTCAACCATTCCAGCAAATTCCTACTGCATCTGTAGAAACATCTGCTGTTGTTCCTGCATCTGTGGAAACGTCTGCTGTTGTTCCTGCATCTGTGGAAACATCTGCTGTTGTTCCTGCATCATCCACTGGGAGTGGTTCTTCATCGAAACAACGGATGCGTTGGACACCAGAACTTCATGAAGCCTTTGTAGAAGCAGTCAACAAGCTTGGTGGAAGTGAAA GAGCTACTCCCAAGGGTGTGCTTAAGTTAATGAAAGTCGAAGGTTTGACCATCTATCATGTAAAAAGTCACTTGCAG AAATATCGAACTGCTAGATATAAACCAGAAGCATCAGAGGGTACGCATCAATTTCCTTTTCCCTTGTCTGCTTTCTTAT GTTCCTCTGAGAAGAAAGAGTCATCCATTGGCGATTTGTCAGCTCTGGACTTAAAAAC GGGTATTGAGATCACTGAAGCATTGCGGTTACAGATGGAAGTTCAGAAACAGCTGCATGAACAGCTTGAG ATCCAAAGAAATCTGCAGCTGCGAATAGAAGAACAAGGACGATGCCTCCAAATGATGTTTGAGAAGCAATGCAAGTCGATGCCTGGTATTGACTTGGCAAAGGGCTCATCATCCATGGCAGAGGATGCCTCCGCACAGCTGAACGATGCAGTTCAAAGTTCCTCAAACAAAAATGATCCAGGAGCGTCACTGGTCGGTCATCACGAAGCAGGAAGTCATACAACTCAACAACTGGTGAGGGAGAAGCAGAAAGAGCATGAAAGAGAAGATATTACTAGCTCATCAAATTCGCCACCAACGAAACGTGCTAAGGTTGATGAATAA
- the LOC101263818 gene encoding protein PHOSPHATE STARVATION RESPONSE 1 isoform X2, which translates to MEARPALSVQRTGAHQLSNFGASGAHSSLPVLQTSLEEKYPKLPGSALSSFPSNSGAVGHLFSSPSEFSTNLDFSSVLPYDEHLAPATFISQPTINEASIPLANSGVLQGAASSQYVNVNSESWCTELLPDYLDYSVNAPVQNTQLDCRNSDDCQIPPEDPSKQSDWPEWADLVMSDDDALTSSWMVDTSIADAEPKEQNQLSNFPVHQVQPFQQIPTASVETSAVVPASVETSAVVPASVETSAVVPASSTGSGSSSKQRMRWTPELHEAFVEAVNKLGGSERATPKGVLKLMKVEGLTIYHVKSHLQKYRTARYKPEASEGTHQFPFPLSAFLCSSEKKESSIGDLSALDLKTGIEITEALRLQMEVQKQLHEQLEIQRNLQLRIEEQGRCLQMMFEKQCKSMPGIDLAKGSSSMAEDASAQLNDAVQSSSNKNDPGASLVGHHEAGSHTTQQLVREKQKEHEREDITSSSNSPPTKRAKVDE; encoded by the exons ATGGAGGCGCGTCCTGCTTTATCTGTCCAGAGGACGGGTGCACATCAACTCAGTAATTTTGGAGCATCAGGAGCTCATTCTTCATTACCTGTGCTTCAAACAAGCCTGGAAGAGAAATATCCTAAGTTGCCAGGATCTGCCCTTTCTTCGTTTCCTTCAAACAGTGGGGCTGTCGGTCATTTGTTTTCCTCACCATCGGAGTTCTCGACCAATCTTGACTTTTCATCTGTTCTGCCTTATGATGAGCATTTGGCACCTGCAACTTTCATTTCTCAGCCAACAATTAATGAGGCATCAATTCCATTAGCTAATTCTGGAGTTCTTCAAGGTGCTGCATCAAGCCAGTATGTTAATGTAAATAGTGAATCCTGGTGTACAGAGTTATTGCCTGATTACCTTGATTACTCGGTAAATGCCCCTGTCCAGAACACTCAGCTTGATTGTAGAAATTCAGATGATTGTCAGATCCCACCTGAGGATCCTAGTAAACAAAGTGATTGGCCGGAATGGGCTGACCTTGTAATGAGTGATGATGATGCTTTGACTTCTAGCTGGATGGTTGATACTAGCATTGCTGATGCAGAACCAAAG GAACAAAATCAACTTTCTAATTTCCCAGTACACCAAGTTCAACCATTCCAGCAAATTCCTACTGCATCTGTAGAAACATCTGCTGTTGTTCCTGCATCTGTGGAAACGTCTGCTGTTGTTCCTGCATCTGTGGAAACATCTGCTGTTGTTCCTGCATCATCCACTGGGAGTGGTTCTTCATCGAAACAACGGATGCGTTGGACACCAGAACTTCATGAAGCCTTTGTAGAAGCAGTCAACAAGCTTGGTGGAAGTGAAA GAGCTACTCCCAAGGGTGTGCTTAAGTTAATGAAAGTCGAAGGTTTGACCATCTATCATGTAAAAAGTCACTTGCAG AAATATCGAACTGCTAGATATAAACCAGAAGCATCAGAGGGTACGCATCAATTTCCTTTTCCCTTGTCTGCTTTCTTAT GTTCCTCTGAGAAGAAAGAGTCATCCATTGGCGATTTGTCAGCTCTGGACTTAAAAAC GGGTATTGAGATCACTGAAGCATTGCGGTTACAGATGGAAGTTCAGAAACAGCTGCATGAACAGCTTGAG ATCCAAAGAAATCTGCAGCTGCGAATAGAAGAACAAGGACGATGCCTCCAAATGATGTTTGAGAAGCAATGCAAGTCGATGCCTGGTATTGACTTGGCAAAGGGCTCATCATCCATGGCAGAGGATGCCTCCGCACAGCTGAACGATGCAGTTCAAAGTTCCTCAAACAAAAATGATCCAGGAGCGTCACTGGTCGGTCATCACGAAGCAGGAAGTCATACAACTCAACAACTGGTGAGGGAGAAGCAGAAAGAGCATGAAAGAGAAGATATTACTAGCTCATCAAATTCGCCACCAACGAAACGTGCTAAGGTTGATGAATAA
- the LOC101263818 gene encoding protein PHOSPHATE STARVATION RESPONSE 1 isoform X4, giving the protein MEARPALSVQRTGAHQLSNFGASGAHSSLPVLQTSLEEKYPKLPGSALSSFPSNSGAVGHLFSSPSEFSTNLDFSSVLPYDEHLAPATFISQPTINEASIPLANSGVLQGAASSQYVNVNSESWCTELLPDYLDYSVNAPVQNTQLDCRNSDDCQIPPEDPSKQSDWPEWADLVMSDDDALTSSWMVDTSIADAEPKEQNQLSNFPVHQVQPFQQIPTASVETSAVVPASVETSAVVPASVETSAVVPASSTGSGSSSKQRMRWTPELHEAFVEAVNKLGGSERATPKGVLKLMKVEGLTIYHVKSHLQKYRTARYKPEASEGSSEKKESSIGDLSALDLKTGIEITEALRLQMEVQKQLHEQLEIQRNLQLRIEEQGRCLQMMFEKQCKSMPGIDLAKGSSSMAEDASAQLNDAVQSSSNKNDPGASLVGHHEAGSHTTQQLVREKQKEHEREDITSSSNSPPTKRAKVDE; this is encoded by the exons ATGGAGGCGCGTCCTGCTTTATCTGTCCAGAGGACGGGTGCACATCAACTCAGTAATTTTGGAGCATCAGGAGCTCATTCTTCATTACCTGTGCTTCAAACAAGCCTGGAAGAGAAATATCCTAAGTTGCCAGGATCTGCCCTTTCTTCGTTTCCTTCAAACAGTGGGGCTGTCGGTCATTTGTTTTCCTCACCATCGGAGTTCTCGACCAATCTTGACTTTTCATCTGTTCTGCCTTATGATGAGCATTTGGCACCTGCAACTTTCATTTCTCAGCCAACAATTAATGAGGCATCAATTCCATTAGCTAATTCTGGAGTTCTTCAAGGTGCTGCATCAAGCCAGTATGTTAATGTAAATAGTGAATCCTGGTGTACAGAGTTATTGCCTGATTACCTTGATTACTCGGTAAATGCCCCTGTCCAGAACACTCAGCTTGATTGTAGAAATTCAGATGATTGTCAGATCCCACCTGAGGATCCTAGTAAACAAAGTGATTGGCCGGAATGGGCTGACCTTGTAATGAGTGATGATGATGCTTTGACTTCTAGCTGGATGGTTGATACTAGCATTGCTGATGCAGAACCAAAG GAACAAAATCAACTTTCTAATTTCCCAGTACACCAAGTTCAACCATTCCAGCAAATTCCTACTGCATCTGTAGAAACATCTGCTGTTGTTCCTGCATCTGTGGAAACGTCTGCTGTTGTTCCTGCATCTGTGGAAACATCTGCTGTTGTTCCTGCATCATCCACTGGGAGTGGTTCTTCATCGAAACAACGGATGCGTTGGACACCAGAACTTCATGAAGCCTTTGTAGAAGCAGTCAACAAGCTTGGTGGAAGTGAAA GAGCTACTCCCAAGGGTGTGCTTAAGTTAATGAAAGTCGAAGGTTTGACCATCTATCATGTAAAAAGTCACTTGCAG AAATATCGAACTGCTAGATATAAACCAGAAGCATCAGAGG GTTCCTCTGAGAAGAAAGAGTCATCCATTGGCGATTTGTCAGCTCTGGACTTAAAAAC GGGTATTGAGATCACTGAAGCATTGCGGTTACAGATGGAAGTTCAGAAACAGCTGCATGAACAGCTTGAG ATCCAAAGAAATCTGCAGCTGCGAATAGAAGAACAAGGACGATGCCTCCAAATGATGTTTGAGAAGCAATGCAAGTCGATGCCTGGTATTGACTTGGCAAAGGGCTCATCATCCATGGCAGAGGATGCCTCCGCACAGCTGAACGATGCAGTTCAAAGTTCCTCAAACAAAAATGATCCAGGAGCGTCACTGGTCGGTCATCACGAAGCAGGAAGTCATACAACTCAACAACTGGTGAGGGAGAAGCAGAAAGAGCATGAAAGAGAAGATATTACTAGCTCATCAAATTCGCCACCAACGAAACGTGCTAAGGTTGATGAATAA
- the LOC101263818 gene encoding protein PHOSPHATE STARVATION RESPONSE 1 isoform X3 yields the protein MEARPALSVQRTGAHQLSNFGASGAHSSLPVLQTSLEEKYPKLPGSALSSFPSNSGAVGHLFSSPSEFSTNLDFSSVLPYDEHLAPATFISQPTINEASIPLANSGVLQGAASSQYVNVNSESWCTELLPDYLDYSVNAPVQNTQLDCRNSDDCQIPPEDPSKQSDWPEWADLVMSDDDALTSSWMVDTSIADAEPKMQYQEQNQLSNFPVHQVQPFQQIPTASVETSAVVPASVETSAVVPASVETSAVVPASSTGSGSSSKQRMRWTPELHEAFVEAVNKLGGSERATPKGVLKLMKVEGLTIYHVKSHLQKYRTARYKPEASEGSSEKKESSIGDLSALDLKTGIEITEALRLQMEVQKQLHEQLEIQRNLQLRIEEQGRCLQMMFEKQCKSMPGIDLAKGSSSMAEDASAQLNDAVQSSSNKNDPGASLVGHHEAGSHTTQQLVREKQKEHEREDITSSSNSPPTKRAKVDE from the exons ATGGAGGCGCGTCCTGCTTTATCTGTCCAGAGGACGGGTGCACATCAACTCAGTAATTTTGGAGCATCAGGAGCTCATTCTTCATTACCTGTGCTTCAAACAAGCCTGGAAGAGAAATATCCTAAGTTGCCAGGATCTGCCCTTTCTTCGTTTCCTTCAAACAGTGGGGCTGTCGGTCATTTGTTTTCCTCACCATCGGAGTTCTCGACCAATCTTGACTTTTCATCTGTTCTGCCTTATGATGAGCATTTGGCACCTGCAACTTTCATTTCTCAGCCAACAATTAATGAGGCATCAATTCCATTAGCTAATTCTGGAGTTCTTCAAGGTGCTGCATCAAGCCAGTATGTTAATGTAAATAGTGAATCCTGGTGTACAGAGTTATTGCCTGATTACCTTGATTACTCGGTAAATGCCCCTGTCCAGAACACTCAGCTTGATTGTAGAAATTCAGATGATTGTCAGATCCCACCTGAGGATCCTAGTAAACAAAGTGATTGGCCGGAATGGGCTGACCTTGTAATGAGTGATGATGATGCTTTGACTTCTAGCTGGATGGTTGATACTAGCATTGCTGATGCAGAACCAAAG ATGCAATATCAGGAACAAAATCAACTTTCTAATTTCCCAGTACACCAAGTTCAACCATTCCAGCAAATTCCTACTGCATCTGTAGAAACATCTGCTGTTGTTCCTGCATCTGTGGAAACGTCTGCTGTTGTTCCTGCATCTGTGGAAACATCTGCTGTTGTTCCTGCATCATCCACTGGGAGTGGTTCTTCATCGAAACAACGGATGCGTTGGACACCAGAACTTCATGAAGCCTTTGTAGAAGCAGTCAACAAGCTTGGTGGAAGTGAAA GAGCTACTCCCAAGGGTGTGCTTAAGTTAATGAAAGTCGAAGGTTTGACCATCTATCATGTAAAAAGTCACTTGCAG AAATATCGAACTGCTAGATATAAACCAGAAGCATCAGAGG GTTCCTCTGAGAAGAAAGAGTCATCCATTGGCGATTTGTCAGCTCTGGACTTAAAAAC GGGTATTGAGATCACTGAAGCATTGCGGTTACAGATGGAAGTTCAGAAACAGCTGCATGAACAGCTTGAG ATCCAAAGAAATCTGCAGCTGCGAATAGAAGAACAAGGACGATGCCTCCAAATGATGTTTGAGAAGCAATGCAAGTCGATGCCTGGTATTGACTTGGCAAAGGGCTCATCATCCATGGCAGAGGATGCCTCCGCACAGCTGAACGATGCAGTTCAAAGTTCCTCAAACAAAAATGATCCAGGAGCGTCACTGGTCGGTCATCACGAAGCAGGAAGTCATACAACTCAACAACTGGTGAGGGAGAAGCAGAAAGAGCATGAAAGAGAAGATATTACTAGCTCATCAAATTCGCCACCAACGAAACGTGCTAAGGTTGATGAATAA
- the LOC101264126 gene encoding BRCA1-associated RING domain protein 1: protein MAAEAQSIARFLNPLAFHIQKLGLELKCPLCLNLLTKPMLLPCDHIFCNFCVPSSTQVQCECPLCKHQYVDQEIRAVPHMESMISIFRSLDATCNAKVFQFQSPDAGRPLEQSPVSVNADKSRNEQTVKATIRNNDPSKEIQRHNEHGMPWNVVNHLSVLPSSDRKKDSKNDGYNAEEIDLIQFQQQSPGSAHSSDSNKDIVKETSELRVMKTNAAKRLVEDSSDVVPFLKKEDSFEGLMHHTAMHENVFHERDVKRQKKLSYGLPEMALQSHDHNQQRESCSRIIANSDCNLTCKLSESSFVAHPQEVSDQHLLEGSACAFCLKSKITEGTGPMLHYANGREVVGDATSLSKAIPVHMKCIDWAPQVYYDGEIIKNLEAELARASKLKCSGCGLKGAALGCLVKSCRRSYHMPCAFEMQNCRWDTDNFVMLCPSHKSVKFPSEKSKSRKRANIEARTEPAPITSERLNFWATSSDGPKEWVLCGSALSSEEKYMLVKFANVCGATVCKSWNPSVTHVIAATDEKGACTRTLKVLMAILGGKWILTIDWIKACVQENYPVNEEAYELSLDNHGCFGGPKIGRLRASSNAPKLFDGLKFYLSGDYVPAYRTDLLDLVENAGGSIIHTKEQLISQTVATQTASSACLVVYSSDPPRGCEFGEERNILLQRQANAEELAKPLGCQVIQHTWILESIATCKLVPFC, encoded by the exons ATGGCGGCGGAGGCTCAAAGCATTGCTCGGTTTCTCAACCCATTGGCTTTTCATATTCAGAAATTGGGTCTTGAGCTCAAATGCCCTCTTTg CTTAAACTTGCTGACTAAACCTATGTTGCTTCCCTGTGACCATATTTTTTGCAA CTTTTGTGTTCCGAGCTCGACCCAAGTTCAATGTGAATGCCCTTTATGCAAACATCAATATGTTGATCAAG AAATTAGAGCAGTGCCTCATATGGAGAGTATGATATCCATATTTAGAAGCTTAGATGCTACTTGCAATGCTAAAGTCTTTCAATTCCAATCTCCCG ATGCTGGAAGACCACTAGAGCAGTCACCCGTTTCTGTTAATGctgacaaatcaagaaatgagCAAACTGTCAAAGCCACAATAAGAAACAATGATCCGAGCAAGGAGATTCAAAGGCACAACGAACATGGAATGCCATGGAATGTTGTGAATCATTTGAGTGTCTTGCCTTCTTCTGACAGGAAGAAAGACTCGAAAAATGATGGGTATAACGCAGAGGAAATagatttgattcaatttcaACAGCAGTCACCAGGCAGTGCTCATTCATCAGACAGCAACAAAGATATTGTTAAAGAGACCAGTGAACTGAGA GTTATGAAAACCAATGCTGCAAAGAGGCTTGTAGAAGATAGCTCGGATGTGGTTCCATTTCTGAAAAAAGAAGATAGCTTTGAAGGTTTAATGCACCACACAGCTATGCATGAAAATGTGTTTCATGAAAGGGATGTGAAGAGACAAAAGAAACTAAGCTATGGATTGCCAGAGATGGCCTTGCAGAGTCATGATCATAATCAACAAAGAGAGTCTTGTTCAAGAATAATTGCCAACTCTGACTGCAACTTGACATGCAAATTGAGTGAATCTTCTTTTGTTGCTCATCCACAAGAAGTTTCAGATCAACATCTTCTGGAAGGCAGTGCTTGTGCTTTCTGCCTCAAATCTAAGATAACAGAG GGAACTGGACCAATGCTGCACTATGCAAATGGCAGGGAGGTGGTGGGAGATGCCACTTCACTTTCAAAAGCCATACCTGTGCATATGAAATGTATTGACTG GGCGCCTCAAGTATATTATGATGGAGAGATCATAAAAAATTTGGAGGCTGAATTGGCAAGAGCTTCAAAACTCAAGTGTAGTGGTTGTGGCCTAAAGGGTGCTGCTCTTGGCTGCCTTGTGAAGTCTTGTCGGAGGAGTTACCATATGCCCTGTGCATTTGAAATGCAGAACTGCCGTTGGGATACT GACAACTTCGTCATGCTGTGTCCGAGTCACAAATCAGTTAAATTTCCTAGTGAAAAGTCAAAGTCTAGGAAGCGTGCCAATATTGAAGCACGTACAGAACCTGCTCCCAT AACATCCGAGCGATTGAATTTTTGGGCAACATCGTCAGATGGACCAAAAGAATGGGTTCTATGCGGATCTGCTCTATCCTCAGAAGAGAAG TATATGTTGGTCAAGTTTGCTAATGTGTGTGGCGCAACTGTGTGCAAGTCTTGGAACCCAAGTGTCACTCATGTCATTGCAGCAACAGATGAAAAGGGTGCATGCACCAGAACACTGAAAGTTCTCATGGCAATTTTGGGTGGAAAATGGATCCTAACAATTGATT GGATAAAAGCCTGTGTTCAAGAAAATTATCCTGTCAATGAAGAGGCTTATGAATTAAGCCTGGACAATCATGGCTGTTTTGGAGGTCCCAAAATTGGTAGATTAAGGGCTTCATCCAAT GCACCTAAGCTATTTGATGGTTTGAAGTTTTATCTGAGTGGAGATTATGTCCCAGCTTACAGAACTGACCTATTAGATTTAGTTGAAAATGCTGGAGGTTCCATAATCCACACTAAGGAACAGTTGATTTCCCAGACTGTTGCTACACAAACAGCTAGCTCAGCTTGTCTAGTTGTTTATAGCAGTGATCCTCCACGTGGTTGTGAATTCGGGGAAGAAAGAAACATTTTGCTTCAACGACAAGCAAATGCTGAGGAACTGGCCAAGCCACTTGGTTGTCAGGTCATTCAGCATACATGGATTCTAGAGTCTATTGCTACATGTAAATTAGTGCCTTTCTGCTGA
- the LOC101264429 gene encoding multiple organellar RNA editing factor 2, chloroplastic, whose protein sequence is MLTTAAAMMAGSATPFPSTSVYLAAGELSLSIPVPKPTNFAGRSSTFRRNSILHSIRVENPNSGRVNTIVCKANRSAYSPLNSGSNYGDRPPTEMAPLFPGCDYEHWLIVMDKPGGEGATKQQMIDCYIQTLAKVVGSEEEAKKKIYNVSCERYFGFGCEIDEETSNKLEGLPGVLFVLPDSYVDPENKDYGAELFVNGEIVQRSPERQKRVEPVPQRAQDRPRYNDRTRYVRRRENTR, encoded by the exons ATGCTCACTACAGCAGCAGCTATGATGGCCGGCTCAGCCACTCCCTTCCCGTCGACCTCCGTATATCTCGCCGCTGGCGAACTGTCCTTATCAATCCCAGTACCTAAACCAACAAATTTCGCCGGCCGTTCATCCACTTTCCGCCGCAACTCCATCCTCCATTCCATCCGGGTCGAGAATCCAAATTCGGGTCGGGTCAATACTATCGTGTGCAAAGCTAACCGGTCCGCATACTCGCCACTGAACTCCGGGTCGAACTACGGCGACCGTCCACCGACTGAGATGGCTCCGCTTTTCCCCGGGTGTGATTACGAACACTGGCTTATAGTTATGGATAAGCCCGGAGGTGAAGGTGCTACTAAACAGCAGATGATTGATTGTTACATACAAACATTGGCTAAAGTAGTTGGGAG TGAAGAAGAGGCCAAGAAGAAGATATACAATGTTTCATGCGAAAGATACTTCGGTTTTGGATGTGAGATTGATGAGGAGACATCGAATAAGCTTGAAG GTTTGCCTGGTGTTCTCTTTGTCCTACCAGATTCATATGTCGATCCTGAGAACAAGGATTATGGAG CTGAGCTATTTGTGAACGGAGAGATAGTTCAAAGATCACCTGAAAGACAAAAGAGAGTGGAGCCAGTACCCCAGAGAGCTCAAGACAGACCCAGATATAACGACCGAACACGTTATGTGAGACGCCGTGAGAACACACGGTGA